The stretch of DNA gccacctgactccctgaatgAAATGAAATGCATAATTTGGATTTACCATTGTTCCTGTGTATTCATGGAAATGATGGTaattcattttttgttgttatacCGCCTCTTTTGTTCAATAGGTTTtgctttttgtattttgttttgaatCGCTTTAACCTTTCATCCCTCTTCTCATCTACCCATTTTCTGCAGTTTTTTTCAAGAACAGACCGGTTACTGAAGCACAAGCGGACTTGTGAAGAAGCCATAAAGAAAGGTTTGGGTCCAATCAGGATGGAGCTGGGCGAAGGGGAATTGGGTCAGGGGAGCTACTCACTCACTCAGGGAAATGCACCCGCTACTTCAGGACGAAAGAGGAGCAAGTCCAAAAAcacagaaggaggaggtgaacgcAAGAGGAAGAAGGCAGCTGCCTCAGCTGCAgctgcctcttcctctgcagAGATGAACTGCAGCCTGGGGCTGTCAGACTATGGCATGGACCACCCCTCAGGTTCCGGCCCTGGGCCCAACATGCATGGTCGCAGCCCCAAATTAGTCTTCAAGAAGGTGGGCCGCAAGGGCATAGACAAGACCCTCTTGTCCATGGAGGATGAAGCAGGGCCCTCCGCCTCACATCATGGGCAGAAGCTGCTGTCTCAGAAAGCCGTCTCCATTGACCATGTTGGCAGCTCAGTCCTCCTAGATGGCATGGGGCTCCTCCATGCCTCTGGCGGCGCCAAACAAGGCCCCATCACCAGCAGCAACTACGATGATGCCATGCAATTTGTAAAGAAGCGTCGCTACCTCCATGCAGCCAATAATGACTACGGAGCCAACTCTCTCCATATGCCACCCAGCAGCAGTGTCATCCAGGGTTCCCTTGAGCCTGAGCCTACTCTAACCATGCTGGACACTTCGCCTCTGGACATAAAGCACGACAAGTCAGGCATCCCTGACGAGGTGCTCCAGAGCCTTCTCGACCACTACACCCAAAAGTCTGATGGGGCACATCATCACGACGTAACGTTTGACCTGTCTGACCACCCGCACCATGTGGACCTTCAGCCTGCTGCTCCCGTCACCCCTGAGCTGGAAGATGACTCGCCCAACGATGGTGACAAGGCAGTGGTGATGAGTGAGTACTCCAAGTTCCTGCTTCAGGCCCTGGAGCGCACCAGTCACAGCGGGCCCTTCCCCACCCTGGGCCCCAGTGGGCCCTTCCCCACCCTGCTTTCAAGCAGCTCCAGCCCTACGGGGCCCCTGTTCTCAGATAAGCATGTCTACACTATTGAGTGTGGCTACCCACCTACTGTCTCCTCCCCGCTGCCCacatcctcttcatcatcctcctccaagtcACACTATGGGATGCTGGTaggctctccctcccagccggGTTACCACCTCAGCAGCTTGGATCCCACCAGCCATCAGCAGCTCACCCCGTCTCAGGAGCTGACAGAGCAGCTGGAGAAGCAGCCTTCCCCAGGGTACTCCCTCCCCAGCCAGGAGCTGACAGTTGCTAGAACCCACAAGGAGCAGCAGACCAAGGGCAGTGGAAGCAATGGAGGCAATAACGGTTCCAGCTACACGCCAGCTCCCCCAGATCTGGACACGCCCAAGGAAACTGACCTGCGGGCAACCTACCAGATTGAGAACTTTGCCCAGGCCTTTGGCTCCCAGTTCAAGTCGGGTCGCCATACCCCTTTGAGTTATAGTTCAGACTCTGGGGCGGAGGTTGATCACCGAATACGGACTCCCGTGTCAGAATTCTCAGGGTTTACCAGTTTGTTAGCTGATGTCAGTGAGCCAGTCAGTACAGGATCAAAAACCCCAACAAGCCAAAGTTTCAGGTAAAAGTTTGACGAGGTGAACATTTGGGGtgttattttgttgttttcCATGTCCACATAACTCCCATAATTTTGTTATTTTTGTCAATTTGTTTTAAACACTGCCATTACATGATGATACGAAACTCTACCAGGTAAGGTCTTCAAGACCTCAAATGCAATTTGTTTAATATTCTcttttttaatctgtatttagtCTCATTTTAAGTGTAGTTGAGTATGACCGTAAAAATAGATTTAAATGTAACTTAAAATTAGGGATAGTGTTAAACTTTCTAGATTTTAGTTTCTTTCTGTGAACTTGTTTTACCAATCATCAAACTGTTGTAAAATAATGAATGATGTTGATAATTTCTGTAATAAAGTTTGTGGCAGGGAAATGCCCAGAATTC from Osmerus eperlanus chromosome 12, fOsmEpe2.1, whole genome shotgun sequence encodes:
- the znf281b gene encoding zinc finger protein 281b isoform X2, with translation MSIIQDKLGNEFMRSGGMDPNFSPGMLMFSHLPPVTSFTRLASQTVMSDLPQEMILKKERDSPPDHGASGVYLHSMGIKQERMSDLDYRLPLYAGGGGSTGKGSDMLEMSFGSSHQNMLHHDLSISNVRTMGEPMSGRVEKEPKETSGRRRKSSDGQGGKGRRKRGDAAKAMLLDADGSSLSPNSKPHICEHCNAAFRSSYHLRRHVLIHTGERPFRCSQCNMSFIQKYLLQRHEKIHSGEKPFSCDQCNMCFIQKYHMERHKRTHSGEKPYRCDTCQQFFSRTDRLLKHKRTCEEAIKKGLGPIRMELGEGELGQGSYSLTQGNAPATSGRKRSKSKNTEGGGERKRKKAAASAAAASSSAEMNCSLGLSDYGMDHPSGSGPGPNMHGRSPKLVFKKVGRKGIDKTLLSMEDEAGPSASHHGQKLLSQKAVSIDHVGSSVLLDGMGLLHASGGAKQGPITSSNYDDAMQFVKKRRYLHAANNDYGANSLHMPPSSSVIQGSLEPEPTLTMLDTSPLDIKHDKSGIPDEVLQSLLDHYTQKSDGAHHHDVTFDLSDHPHHVDLQPAAPVTPELEDDSPNDGDKAVVMSEYSKFLLQALERTSHSGPFPTLGPSGPFPTLLSSSSSPTGPLFSDKHVYTIECGYPPTVSSPLPTSSSSSSSKSHYGMLVGSPSQPGYHLSSLDPTSHQQLTPSQELTEQLEKQPSPGYSLPSQELTVARTHKEQQTKGSGSNGGNNGSSYTPAPPDLDTPKETDLRATYQIENFAQAFGSQFKSGRHTPLSYSSDSGAEVDHRIRTPVSEFSGFTSLLADVSEPVSTGSKTPTSQSFR
- the znf281b gene encoding zinc finger protein 281b isoform X1, which produces MSIIQDKLGNEFMRSGGMDPNFSPGMLMFSHLPPVTSFTRLASQTVMSDLPQEMILKKERDSPPDHGASGVYLHSMGIKQERMSDLDYRLPLYAGGGGSTGKGSDMLEMSFGSSHQNMLHHDLSISNVRTMGEPMSGRVEKEPKETSGRRRKSSDGQGGKGRRKRGDAAKAMLLDADGSSLSPNSKPHICEHCNAAFRSSYHLRRHVLIHTDRTGERPFRCSQCNMSFIQKYLLQRHEKIHSGEKPFSCDQCNMCFIQKYHMERHKRTHSGEKPYRCDTCQQFFSRTDRLLKHKRTCEEAIKKGLGPIRMELGEGELGQGSYSLTQGNAPATSGRKRSKSKNTEGGGERKRKKAAASAAAASSSAEMNCSLGLSDYGMDHPSGSGPGPNMHGRSPKLVFKKVGRKGIDKTLLSMEDEAGPSASHHGQKLLSQKAVSIDHVGSSVLLDGMGLLHASGGAKQGPITSSNYDDAMQFVKKRRYLHAANNDYGANSLHMPPSSSVIQGSLEPEPTLTMLDTSPLDIKHDKSGIPDEVLQSLLDHYTQKSDGAHHHDVTFDLSDHPHHVDLQPAAPVTPELEDDSPNDGDKAVVMSEYSKFLLQALERTSHSGPFPTLGPSGPFPTLLSSSSSPTGPLFSDKHVYTIECGYPPTVSSPLPTSSSSSSSKSHYGMLVGSPSQPGYHLSSLDPTSHQQLTPSQELTEQLEKQPSPGYSLPSQELTVARTHKEQQTKGSGSNGGNNGSSYTPAPPDLDTPKETDLRATYQIENFAQAFGSQFKSGRHTPLSYSSDSGAEVDHRIRTPVSEFSGFTSLLADVSEPVSTGSKTPTSQSFR